Proteins encoded together in one Bos javanicus breed banteng chromosome 6, ARS-OSU_banteng_1.0, whole genome shotgun sequence window:
- the GSX2 gene encoding GS homeobox 2 — translation MSRSFYVDSLIIKDSSRPAPSLPEPHPGPDFFIPLGMPSPLVMSMSGPGCASRKSGAFCVCPLCVTSHLHSSRGPASSGGGNAGAGSAGAAGGGAAGAAGALPLLKSQFSSGPGDAQFCPRVSHAHHHHHPPQHHHHHHQPQQPGSAAAAAAAAAAAAAAAAALGHPQHHAPVCTATTYNVADPRRFHCLTMGGSDTSQVPNGKRMRTAFTSTQLLELEREFSSNMYLSRLRRIEIATYLNLSEKQVKIWFQNRRVKHKKEGKGTQRNSHAGCKCVGSQAHFARSEDEDSLSPASANDDKEISPL, via the exons ATGTCGCGCTCCTTCTATGTCGACTCGCTCATCATCAAGGACTCCTCACGGCCCGCGCCCTCGCTTCCCGAGCCACACCCCGGGCCAGATTTTTTCATCCCGCTGGGCATGCCGTCCCcgttggtgatgtccatgtccgGGCCGGGCTGCGCGTCCCGCAAGAGCGGAGCGTTTTGCGTTTGCCCGCTCTGCGTCACTTCGCACCTGCACTCCTCTCGTGGGCCCGCGAGCTCCGGCGGCGGGAACGCAGGGGCCGGGAGTGCAGGGGCCGCGGGTGGCGGAGCGGCAGGAGCCGCCGGGGCCCTGCCCTTGCTCAAGAGTCAGTTTTCTTCGGGTCCCGGGGACGCACAGTTTTGCCCGCGCGTGAGCCACgcgcaccatcaccaccacccgccgcagcaccaccatcaccaccaccagccccAGCAGCCCGgctcagctgcagcagcagcagcggccgcggcggcagcggcggcggccgcggcggccTTGGGGCACCCGCAGCACCACGCACCTGTCTGCACCGCCACCACCTACAACGTGGCGGACCCGCGGAGATTTCACTGCCTCACCATGG GGGGCTCGGACACCAGCCAGGTACCCAATGGCAAGAGGATGAGGACGGCGTTCACCAGCACGCAGCTCCTAGAGCTGGAGCGGGAATTCTCTTCCAACATGTACCTGTCTCGACTCCGGAGGATCGAAATAGCCACGTACCTGAATCTGTCAGAGAAGCAGGTGAAAATCTGGTTTCAGAACCGCAGGGTGAAGCataagaaggaagggaagggcacGCAAAGGAACAGTCACGCGGGCTGCAAGTGCGTTGGCAGCCAGGCGCACTTCGCGCGCTCCGAGGATGAGGACTCCTTGTCGCCGGCCTCGGCCAACGATGACAAGGAGATTTCCCCCTTATGA